The following is a genomic window from Solanum lycopersicum chromosome 6, SLM_r2.1.
gcactccacaaataaacaagaagaaaacataaaagtaggggtcagtacaaaacacgggtactgagtagatatcatcggccaactcaaaatagaaaatagtatgtattaagcaatatcataaaatcaactaatatccttagcatgcagcatttacagttaccataacccttggttacaacatcaagcacatcaatgaggactcacacctcctcatcatactcatttgggaatttagttcattagattggatatattaacatatttcaagattcattatctttattcccctcgtgtcggtacgtgacactccgctcctcaatatactatcctggtgtcggaacgtgatactccgatcctcattctatcctggtaccggaacgtggcacccgatccatattctatcctggtgtcagaacgtgacactccgatcctcatatactatcctggtaccggaacgtggcacccgatccatattctatcctggtgtcgaaacgtgacacccgatccatattctatcctggtaccggaacgtggcacccgatccatattctatcctggtgtcggaacatgacacccgatcctcatatactatcctggtaccggaacgtggcacccgatccatattctatcctggtgtcggaacgtgacactccgatcctcatattatatcctggtaccggaacgtggcacccgatcccctaatctcactactttcgttcatcaagccttcttttataccaaggcatcatcattaacaaagtagattagggtttcttttcaagatttgagattcaatagcttcatcatgcttatttattcataattacataatcacatcattcatgcaagcatacaattaagcatatagaagggtttacaatactactaacacatatcattcactattaagagtttactacgaatagcatgaaaaccataacctacctccaccgaagaattgaaatcaagcaagttaatcctcaaagcttggtgctttcctcttctctcgatcgtttctctctctcccttcttgttctttctgttttcttattcaaaccctctttcttttaccctaattagtatataattaagaataaaagatggcaataataccccactaattaacttaaggttacctcctttaacccccaagaatttgagttattaatatcaacccacgaaatatataattatagcaggaatagtccaaaacgcccctttaaaacttaactagaaatccgactccaactgggattatgcaaactgtgacgggccgtcgcgcctgcgacggtccgtcctgctgtccgtcgcatagttcagaaacttgattttgggtgaatggcctgtgacggtccgtcacacctgtgacggtccgtcacacctgtgacggtccgtcctgccactccgttacgaagttcagagagtcgattttcagtacccaatttcagatcttctaagtgttttgaaacgagaccctgcgacggtccgtcgtgcccatgacggtccgtcgtggggtccgtcgcctcagcctgtttttccagaaataaaatctgctgctcaaaacgactaaacaggtcgttaaaTGAAGAGTCTAATAACCTTTCAACTTTAATTTGTAAGATAAGTGGGGGTAATGAAGAGCCTATCAAACACACTCACACCACATTATATATATTCCTTGTTTTATTCAAGTTTGTAATCATCTTGCATACTACACTAGGTTAGTCTACATCCCttgtaaaattttcattaccAGTTTGTAATTATAAGAattcttactattttatttatttgtattctttaaaatttcgtgcacattcatcttctttttgttgagaaatatgtaaattatgataGTTACAAGATGAATATACTCCAATATGAAGttataagtaaatatttatttttcacatttccatcgtttttaatttttaaatataactttgtaGTTGATTATTGTATTTGTGTATTCatcatttcttctatttttaagGTATATATAGTAAAGCTAATCACATTTtgtatttatcattaattattttgagggTAAACATGTTAAATCCCGtagaataataattatgtctttttcattgtttgataattatttatctttttaaatcaacatatttgtactttttcttttttatacgTAATctcatatattcaaaaaattcatgtacttaaCTGTAATAGATAGATACAAAATAAGtgcaaaagtaaaaataaaataaaaatgtatagtaaaaaatgactaaatgatacattgaataatatagtttatttttattcttaacaTATTCATGCCTTCTTTTCTGTttgtcttatttattattattatatgattatagTATTTTATACATATGATATGTTTCGTCTAGAGTAAGTCATGTTTTGTCTAGAATAAGTCTACTTTTAACAAAATGTAATTCAAttagaatgaaaatatttttgtctatatattttaatgtgatGTCTTTTTTATGGATGTCATGTCtttatttacttctttttttcgtttgaaattgtaatttttctataaatttaatgGTATACCGCCCAaacattttgtaatatttttctttatacgtATCTTTTTTTAtagacaatttcttttttgattattaaaacttaagtttagtaattaaaatatattaattcctctgataaaataaatgtttatttttcatgaagTATTTAATAAATCAGACCTCCAACATCTAACACAAGattttcatgttatattttgtGCAGGGTTATATTCTTATGTTAAACATACATATGAAAGAACTTAGATTTTAACTTagctatatatattaaaattttctaatatcAATTAGGGTACAAACGTGCGATGCACGTTCCGAgtactagtatatatatatataagaaaataataaaataaataaaccacTTAAAAGAAGAACACATTACTTTCTTGCTCAATAAGACCAAAGGAAAGTTCAAATTCCTACATGGTCATTCTCAGTATAAATGAAACTCAGCTGTAGATTCCCATACACAAGAAGATATTATCATTCGAAGTGTGACAATCATTCAGAATCCATATAGTGAATTTCAAAAGCTCCAACATGAACACAGCACAAGCATACAAACTCGCACGCAATGCGGTTTCAGTTATCAATTGAAATATATACATGGGATTATTcaaaaaacacacacaaaaaaaaagcatCTCATAAGGTACTGCCAACTGGATGATAGACTTAAGTTCTTCAATTCACTACCGCAACATCCGATCGAAGACATATGAGTCCACTGGAGCATCTCCTGCAATCTGAAGTGATGAGACAGCCTGTGCTGCAAGAAGATCAGCAGAAATTCTTTGAACCTCCCAATTCCCATCATCAAACCATTGATGGTGAACATTCCCTACCCAAGGTACAGAAGACACCATCCATGCAGTATTTTCCTGCTCATTCCACATGCATCCATCCCCATTGGGACCGGACACCCACCGTGTTCCTTCAACTGAATATATTGAGAGGTCTTGATGAGGAAGTATTGATCTTTCTCCACCCATAAAAAGGTCAAAATTTCTAGCAAGATCCCATTGGTTGACTTCTTTATCCTTCTTAAGCAAAAGCTCACATGAATCATCTGATTCTTCACCTACCAAGACATGCAGAGCAACTGCCTCGGCAATTGCAGCACCTTCTTCATCAAGCTTTTGctgttcttctttctttttctgtttcttcttttccAATTCTGAGCGAATGGCAGCTGAAGTAGCCAAGGCTTTCTCTAAGCGCCTCTTTTTTTTCTCAGCCTGTTTAATTCGATCCATCTCATCCTTTACTTGcttcttctttccttttctaACAGCAGGCGAAGCTTTAGCACATTCCATCTTATTGACAAATTTTGAGATCTATTGCCCCTAGACCTTctcaaatttccttttgtttcAAGTTTCTTTTAGAGGTATACATTATCTCTAcaactatttatttttcattccttTTATATCCTGTTATTAATAATACTATAGCGAAAACTAATGATTCCAAATATGAAAAACTATTATGAAACCAGTATACTAAAATTATACCTACACCCACTCAGGTATGCTGGAATACCTCATTGTGTGCACAATACAATCCCAAACAGAAACAACGGGAGAATGAAGAAGAGAAGACTGGTAAGCATTCACAAGCCTGTCTCTCACCATTTTTCCTGGTTTCCCACAACCCTTGCATTTATCCATACCCCAGCAAGGCAGCAAATACCAAACTAATATCGTGACTGAAATTTGATAAAGTATCCGTCCGACTCTTTTTCAAACGACTCCCATGGCCTACCCTCCTACAAGCAGACAAAAGAAACTTAGTATGTAAACATAAACTGTATTAGAACGACAATATTTTCACAACACAATTAATAAAGTCTATACCACATCATATGTCTCACAAAAAGAACCACACAAGTGAAATATCATCAAGACGCGTGAACCTTCATAAGCAAGATGCTTTGCAACacttttttttgataatgtGATAGATGCTTTACAGCAATTAACTTGCTTATCACGAGAACTCTTTAACTAGATATAACTAACATCTCCTCAACCACCAGAACAACAGAGAGAAAGATAGGACATGAAAGCTTAGTAGCAATATTAACAAGTGATTCTTTCTTGGGTGGAACAAGTGCAGGTAGTCAACCAAACCCAGCCACTTGAGTATATTTCAAAATTGACGGCCCGGATTAACATTCCCCCAAGATATGTAGCTTAACAAAGCATTAAAATCCACATACAACCAAGGAATCTGGGTAAAATGCACACAAAATATCTTTAATACTCCAATTAATTCACTTTAATCATTTGCAGGGACTAAATCCTCCATAATTCCACTGTTCAATGTAGAGAATACCGGGAATTTCGTGAGCTTTGGTATCAGCTAACTATGTTAAAATCTCATCAGGCATTATAATTAACCCTTTcagtgaaaaagaaaggaaaaccCACTCCTACTTTTAACTTAGCTGTTTTATAAAACAACAATTTATTCACTCGTTCTGGAGTAAGCACTGAAGTGCGGTTTGGAAAAATCCCAAACTTTCCTGTTTTCTTTATAAGAGAAAAGACCCAATTTGTTCTCACACAACAATAAGCTAGCAATCAGTAGCTGAATTAGTACTATCCTTTCCAAAAATGAGTTAGCTAGCCATATGTAGCTAAATCAACCAAAAATCTCTAATCGTTCCACAAATAATTAGATATCAcacatttttctaaaagaacAAAAGAGGCCTGGGGCTCAGTAAGTAACTTGAGAAAAAACTGATTGTTTCATCACAACATAAGTTAGTATTCGCAGTTGGAACTCGCACACTGTTTTCCCAATCAAGAACACCATTAGTGAGCGGGGCAAGGAAGTAATTGAAGAAACCCCAATTTCACAAAATTGGATCATCTTAAGATGCTACTTGAGatccaattcaacatcaataatcatacataaacaacaaaaataagaaaaacccAAATTCAATTTAGTTCATATCcaaattaaaaatgtaattttgatAATCCTACTCGACCCACATCCAAAAGCCTCAATTTTCACCAAAACCAACCACTTTTACACGATAATATGACCAGATCGAACATACCCACAAGCCACACAGATCTTAATTCAACATAAATCGTAGAtactctataaaaaaaaattaaaaaaaaaacagaccTATCGGAGATAGCCACCAACCAAAAACTCTGCCAGCGCAGGTACAACAGAAATAAAAAGacgatgatatatatatatatatatatatatatatatatatataatatatatgtatagatcTAATGGTAAGGCACTCAAAATACAACAGAaaggatgaagaaaaaaaaaggctcTATAAGAAATGAAAGTGAAATTTCAGTAGAAGTGGTAGCATGAAATTGCTAAGAGAAGAAAGAAGGGTAAAATCGTAAATATAGATAACGAAGGATGGACACGTGGAAGATAATGTATGGTTAATTTAGAATTTGTGACCTTTCTAGTGAAGAATGGACACATGGAAAAACAGCTATTATGAACTGTATCACCGTGCAGAGCGAATAGGAgctttgaatataaaaaaattagccTAAGTCATCTGTAGCCCTTAAAAAAAGTTGAACACCTATATCCTTTAgaatttgaaccatttaaacACTTTATGCAGATGTGGCATAAGAAGTGTGATGCACGCTTGGTAAGCGCGTGAAATcgtaattttaacatttttctttttatctttcaattttttcttttttttcctttttatttttctatattttctttttctctctttttttttaaaaaaacaatattgtATTTTTGCAGAATACTCCCGTCATTTCTGCAGCCATTCTTGAAAACaatttgatgtcatttttttcttatatgaatttctatttttttgttcttaattttgtttaatttattttcttatcattATGTTATTAATTCTGTAGATGTAGAAAGAAGTTCcctttttttctgaaaaaagaaaaattaatatcgGCGGTTCTTTACCCAAAAAATGAAGATATAAATCTACATCTTCTTCgctaaaaaaatggagaccaaCAATGGTGAAGAATGGTGAGTATTAGGAAAAGGAAGAAAGGGACATTGGGGTTGGGATGCAATGGGAGGTGGGTGAGaggtgtataatttttttttttaaaaaaaataataagttgggaaacatttctttttaatttttgacttatttatattaagaaattataattatatttcttttaaattaaaatgtcaCGTGTCTTTATTTGATTTGCTATATTGACACATCATATGCATGTGTATCACACGCACTTCCTTTTTTTACCCAGTGTCAGAAAAATGttcaatatgtatttatattttaagattGAAGTGTCTAATAGGAAATGGGGTCTgttaaggtgtctaaatgaattatgcggacaactttaaggggccacACATGACTTCGgccaaaattttttataaagaattaTTTTGAATGAAAGTATACTTGCTGTGTATTGATTattgaatgagaaaaaaaatctataatgaAACATATGAAATCTGAGCTGTTGGATTTTGTTGATATTTCTTAAGTGGGACctatacaagaaaattattgtATGTTTCATCTTATCTTAGTAGTATTTGTAAAGTAATTTGTGTTTTGATTTGAATTTGGAAACATTGCACCTACACATTCTGATAGTGTTTAAAGCAAAATAGACAAGTCAAAGAGTGcaagagaaaaaagaattttCCAACACAAATGTCACATTCTAGTAATGACGGTCAAGATGAAcaatacaaaattacaaattttctaTGCAAGTCTACAAAAGTTGTAGAGAACAATAATAACATTTGTTAACTACTAACTAGTAAGATTAGATTTTGCAAGATTAGATTTGCATCATCTTACCGAAACAAAGATCCAAATATACTACTAGTagttatttctcttttttataacttaaaagtcTTATCCCCTTTATCACAATTTCGTGTCTTCTCTATCATTTGTTATTTTCTTCAATCCCCTTCTCGAACTCAAAGTAGCTTAACTATCTTAATTCAttatctctattttattttttttatcacaaaaataataatttcatttttcatccaCTCACATTCTACGATTTTTAGAACTCATCTTTCATAGCAATTCAGTCGatgtttaataattatttagttgaaTATTTTACAAACATCTACCAAGAATAATCATGCAACCACCATTA
Proteins encoded in this region:
- the LOC101260648 gene encoding uncharacterized protein, whose translation is MECAKASPAVRKGKKKQVKDEMDRIKQAEKKKRRLEKALATSAAIRSELEKKKQKKKEEQQKLDEEGAAIAEAVALHVLVGEESDDSCELLLKKDKEVNQWDLARNFDLFMGGERSILPHQDLSIYSVEGTRWVSGPNGDGCMWNEQENTAWMVSSVPWVGNVHHQWFDDGNWEVQRISADLLAAQAVSSLQIAGDAPVDSYVFDRMLR